One Apis cerana isolate GH-2021 linkage group LG15, AcerK_1.0, whole genome shotgun sequence DNA window includes the following coding sequences:
- the LOC107997440 gene encoding transducin beta-like protein 3 yields MSSIVLKEAFEVESKHGAFYTGGKVQWSTDGQYIFCQKYGTVSILSVKKGIVISYLGESNNNEEDTINTFIASNDNLNIITHHKSGLFKLWNWKDNKLIKLWKSIHKGPVVHIAHSMERNLMASGGSDGIVRLWNLQYHTCTHNLKGVQGVISILVFHPNIDKELIFAAGDDIKIHGWNIKTGEEEITLSGHFSKVTSLSFIKDKDYLISSGRDRVLILWDLTSGSSIRVIPVYEEIEDTFIIPKNLSLSFYNKDENAIHIATAGEKGIVKIWEMKTGKEVYVQKNSIVSAAKETETLSITHLLYNDISNNFAVVTVDHNIIIHSLETFECIKQLIGYSDEILDIVFLGDNESHIAIATNSCDIKLYNTLTMNCELLRGHIDIVLSLATTHANVYLLISAAKDNSIRVWLMDKQTNKVSCIASAIRHTAPIGSIAISQTSFKFFVSVSQDLCLKLWNLQNDIEFKGSLNVIHTTLAHQKDINSVTISPNDKLIATGSQDKTAKLWSADLQLLGVFRGHRRGVWCVRFSPIDQVLLTTSADCTIKLWSLTELHCLKTFEGHESSVLKAEFLSRGMQIITASGDGLLKLWNIKTSECTCILEQHESRVWSLAVSKNEKTIISGGSDSLLIIWKDVTEEKKIKAAKELEQIALEEQKLSNLFKANELTSALKLALKLERPFQVLKIVETMLKKNNFHLEKTIHELKPIYKEELLKCAVTWNFNSKNCQVAQIIINTLMMEIENLEFQTKLSSTLESIIPYTKRHYIRITKLLENLHLFNYTLNRMKPQITIVEMS; encoded by the exons ATGAGTAGTATTGTTTTGAAAGAAGC tttCGAAGTTGAATCTAAACATGGTGCTTTTTATACAGGAGGAAAAGttcaa tgGAGTACAGAtggacaatatatattttgtcaaaaatatgGTACAGTTTCTATATTATCAGTAAAGAAAGGTATAGTAATATCTTACTTAGgagaaagtaataataatgaagaagatacaattaatacatttattgcaAGTAATGataacttaaatattatcacACATCATAAAAGTGGTCTTTTCAAATTATGGAATTGGAaag ataataaattaattaaattatggaaGTCTATTCACAAAGGTCCCGTAGTTCATATTGCTCATTCCatggaaagaaatttgatGGCTTCTGGAGGTAGTGATGGCATTGTCAGATTATGGAATTTACAATATCATACTTGTActcataatttaaaaggagTTCAAGGAGTTATaag catTTTAGTTTTTCATCcaaatattgataaagaaCTTATCTTTGCTGCTGgagatgatattaaaattcatggaTGGAATATTAAAACTGGTGAAGAAGAAATTACGCTTTCTGGACATTTTAGTAAAGTTAcatctttatcttttattaaggacaaggattatttaattag cTCAGGAAGAGATAGAGTTCTCATTTTATGGGATCTAACTTCTGGATCATCAATACGAGTTATACCAGTTTATGAAGAAATAGaagatacatttattatacctaaaaatttatcactatctttttataacaaaGATGAAAATGCTATTCATATTGCTACTGCAGGAGAAAAag gaattgtaaaaatttgggAAATGAAAACTGGTAAAGAAgtatatgtacaaaaaaattctattgtatCAGCTGCAAAAGAAACAGAAACTCTCTCGATTACACATTTACTTTATAATGATATCAGTAACAACTTTGCTGTAGTTACAGttgatcataatataattattcattcattagAAACATTTGAGTGTATAAAACAg ttaataGGGTACAGTGATGAAATTTTGGATATTGTATTTCTTGGAGATAATGAGAGCCATATAGCAATTGCTACTAATAGTTGtgacataaaattatacaatacttTAACTATGAACTGTGAATTGTTACGTGGTCATATAGATATTGTGTTATCTCTTGCTACAACACATGCTAATGTCTATTTACTTATATCTGCAGCAAAG GATAATAGTATTCGTGTATGGCTTATGgataaacaaacaaataaagtATCTTGCATCGCATCTGCTATTAGACATACTGCTCCTATTGGTTCTATTGCAATTTCTCAAACATCTTTCAAGTTTTTTGTTTCTGTTAGTCAAGATTTATGTCTCAAATTATGGAATTTacaaaatgatattgaatttaaag GCTCTTTAAATGTTATTCATACAACATTGGCTcatcaaaaagatattaacaGTGTAACTATTTCaccaaatgataaattaattgctaCTGGATCTCAAGATAAAACAGCTAAG TTATGGTCTGCTGATTTACAATTACTTGGTGTATTTCGTGGACATCGTAGAGGAGTTTGGTGTGTGCGATTTTCACCCATAGATCAAGTACTTCTAACAACATCAGCAGATTGCACAATAAAACTTTGGTCATTAACAGAACTTCATTGTttaaaa ACATTTGAAGGTCATGAATCATCAGTATTAAAAGCAGAATTTTTGTCACGTGGAATGCAAATAATTACAGCAAGTGGAGATGGTCTTTTGAAactttggaatattaaaacatcAGAATGTACATGTATTTTAGAACAGCATGAAAGCCGTGTATGGTCACTTGcag ttagtaaaaatgaaaaaactattattagcGGTGGAAGTGattcattgttaataatttggaAAGATGTAactgaggaaaaaaaaataaaagctgCAAAAGAATTAGAACAAATTGCATTagaagaacaaaaattatcaaatttatttaaagcaaATGAGTTAACTTCTGCATTAAAATTAGCTTTAAAATTAGAACGTCCTTTTCAAGTTCTCAAAATTGTAGAAa ctatgttaaaaaaaaataattttcatcttgaAAAAACAATTCATGAATTAAAACCAATTTACAAAGAAGAACTGCTGAAATGTGCTGTTACatggaattttaatagtaaaaattgtcAAGTTGCTCAG ataattataaacacaTTAATgatggaaatagaaaatttggaatttcaaacaaaattaagTTCCACATTGGAATCTATAATACCATATACTAAACGtcattatataagaataacaaaattattagaaaatttgcatttatttaattatactctCAATCGTATGAAACCACAGATTACAATTGTAGAAATGAGCTAA
- the LOC107997441 gene encoding pH-sensitive chloride channel 2 isoform X2, producing the protein MTLKIIFDFIFFIYLLQMLHLNTSTILENCPMLSNSSSMAQTELLQELTNDCRYNKMTRPPGEINSTNPINVYTKAYIYTIKSNMAKTLQFDVHMILQFRYLDTRLKFSNIAPYLSQINGGQFARDLIWTPTVYVSEPSSTISSGNNVKDILVSIDSSGMVRLNTRLQATLNCGLRLEKFPFDVQECPLVFESWTHNVHDMVLYWDQEPIILANELHLTEYKLVEKWVNTSEVFYTTSQQHYGHFAGNFSSISITFKLAREMGFFMMDYYIPSILIVVISWVSFWLHMDASPPRIVLGTNTILTFMTLASKVENSLPKVSYIKASEIWFLGCTIFLFAAMVEFAFVNTIYRRKKTVPLKKVNSKYILKSTLTPKLARKQFQKNTTGLERSRSWSSLDNTNTNDQDYSSQNYLTVHSFPSTLNIPSVKIDEDKDQKCSIESITSVNSTSSSKPFPRRATLAQLHNFTTMTPQEIAQWIDRRSRIVFPVAFIIFNILYWSFIWI; encoded by the exons atgactttaaaaataatttttgatttcatattttttatttatctactaCAAATGTTACATTTAAATACATCTACTAT ACTAGAAAATTGTCCAATGTTAAGCAATAGTAGTTCTATGGCACAAACTGAACTTTTACAAGAATTAACAAATGATTGTCGTTATAATAAGATGACTAGACCACCAGGAGAAATTAATTCTACAAATCCAATTAATGTGTATACTAAggcttatatttatacaattaaatcaaACATGGCAAAAACACTG caATTTGATGTACAtatgatattacaatttaGATATTTGGATACCaggttaaaattttcgaatattgctCCATATTTAAGTCAAATAAATGGTGGACAATTTGCACGTGATCTAATATGGACACCTACTGTTTATGTTTCTGAGCCCAGTTCAACAATAAGTTCAGGAAATAATGTAAAAGATATACTTGTTTCGATAGATTCATCAGGCATGGTTAGATTGAATACTAG gtTGCAAGCTACTCTTAACTGTGGGCTTCGCTTGGAGAAATTTCCATTTGATGTACAAGAATGTCCACTTGTTTTTGAGAGCT GGACACACAATGTGCATGATATGGTGTTGTATTGGGACCAAGAGCCAATTATACTTGCAAATGAATTACATTTAACTGAATATAAACTTGTTGAAAAATGGGTTAACACATCAGAAGTATTTTATACTACATCACAACAGCATTATGGTCATTTTG CTGGTAATTTCAGTTCAATTAgcataacatttaaattagcACGTGAGATGGGATTCTTTATGATGGATTATTATATACCATCTATATTAATAGTAGTTATTTCTTGGGTATCCTTTTGGTTGCATATGGATGCAAGTCCACCGCGAATAGTTTTAg gaacaaatactattttaacatttatgacTCTTGCATCAAAAGTAGAAAATTCTCTACCAAaagtttcttatataaaagcTAGTGAAATATGGTTTTTAGGttgtactatatttttatttgcagcAATGGTTGAATTTGCTTTTGTTAATACAATTTACCGACGGAA aaaaaCTGTTCCTTTGAAGAaagtaaatagtaaatatatattaaaatcgacGTTAACGCCAAAACTGGCtcgaaaacaatttcaaaaaaacacTACTGGGCTAGAACGATCACGATCTTGGTCATCACTTGATAATACTAATACAAATGATCAAGATTATTCAAGTCAAAACTATCTTACTGTAcat AGTTTTCCAAGTACTCTCAACATTCCTTCTGTTAAAATTGATGAAGATAAAGATCAAAAATGCTCTATTGAAAGCATTACAAGTGTTAACAGTACATCATCATCAAAACCCTTTCCACGAAGAGCAACTCTTGcacaattacataattttacaaCAATGACACCACAAGAAATTGCTCAGTGGATTGATAGACGTAGCAGAATTGTATTTCCTGTAGCtttcatcatatttaatattctttattggtCTTTTAtttggatataa
- the LOC107997441 gene encoding pH-sensitive chloride channel 2 isoform X1: MTLKIIFDFIFFIYLLQMLHLNTSTILENCPMLSNSSSMAQTELLQELTNDCRYNKMTRPPGEINSTNPINVYTKAYIYTIKSNMAKTLVQFDVHMILQFRYLDTRLKFSNIAPYLSQINGGQFARDLIWTPTVYVSEPSSTISSGNNVKDILVSIDSSGMVRLNTRLQATLNCGLRLEKFPFDVQECPLVFESWTHNVHDMVLYWDQEPIILANELHLTEYKLVEKWVNTSEVFYTTSQQHYGHFAGNFSSISITFKLAREMGFFMMDYYIPSILIVVISWVSFWLHMDASPPRIVLGTNTILTFMTLASKVENSLPKVSYIKASEIWFLGCTIFLFAAMVEFAFVNTIYRRKKTVPLKKVNSKYILKSTLTPKLARKQFQKNTTGLERSRSWSSLDNTNTNDQDYSSQNYLTVHSFPSTLNIPSVKIDEDKDQKCSIESITSVNSTSSSKPFPRRATLAQLHNFTTMTPQEIAQWIDRRSRIVFPVAFIIFNILYWSFIWI; this comes from the exons atgactttaaaaataatttttgatttcatattttttatttatctactaCAAATGTTACATTTAAATACATCTACTAT ACTAGAAAATTGTCCAATGTTAAGCAATAGTAGTTCTATGGCACAAACTGAACTTTTACAAGAATTAACAAATGATTGTCGTTATAATAAGATGACTAGACCACCAGGAGAAATTAATTCTACAAATCCAATTAATGTGTATACTAAggcttatatttatacaattaaatcaaACATGGCAAAAACACTGGTA caATTTGATGTACAtatgatattacaatttaGATATTTGGATACCaggttaaaattttcgaatattgctCCATATTTAAGTCAAATAAATGGTGGACAATTTGCACGTGATCTAATATGGACACCTACTGTTTATGTTTCTGAGCCCAGTTCAACAATAAGTTCAGGAAATAATGTAAAAGATATACTTGTTTCGATAGATTCATCAGGCATGGTTAGATTGAATACTAG gtTGCAAGCTACTCTTAACTGTGGGCTTCGCTTGGAGAAATTTCCATTTGATGTACAAGAATGTCCACTTGTTTTTGAGAGCT GGACACACAATGTGCATGATATGGTGTTGTATTGGGACCAAGAGCCAATTATACTTGCAAATGAATTACATTTAACTGAATATAAACTTGTTGAAAAATGGGTTAACACATCAGAAGTATTTTATACTACATCACAACAGCATTATGGTCATTTTG CTGGTAATTTCAGTTCAATTAgcataacatttaaattagcACGTGAGATGGGATTCTTTATGATGGATTATTATATACCATCTATATTAATAGTAGTTATTTCTTGGGTATCCTTTTGGTTGCATATGGATGCAAGTCCACCGCGAATAGTTTTAg gaacaaatactattttaacatttatgacTCTTGCATCAAAAGTAGAAAATTCTCTACCAAaagtttcttatataaaagcTAGTGAAATATGGTTTTTAGGttgtactatatttttatttgcagcAATGGTTGAATTTGCTTTTGTTAATACAATTTACCGACGGAA aaaaaCTGTTCCTTTGAAGAaagtaaatagtaaatatatattaaaatcgacGTTAACGCCAAAACTGGCtcgaaaacaatttcaaaaaaacacTACTGGGCTAGAACGATCACGATCTTGGTCATCACTTGATAATACTAATACAAATGATCAAGATTATTCAAGTCAAAACTATCTTACTGTAcat AGTTTTCCAAGTACTCTCAACATTCCTTCTGTTAAAATTGATGAAGATAAAGATCAAAAATGCTCTATTGAAAGCATTACAAGTGTTAACAGTACATCATCATCAAAACCCTTTCCACGAAGAGCAACTCTTGcacaattacataattttacaaCAATGACACCACAAGAAATTGCTCAGTGGATTGATAGACGTAGCAGAATTGTATTTCCTGTAGCtttcatcatatttaatattctttattggtCTTTTAtttggatataa
- the LOC107997441 gene encoding pH-sensitive chloride channel 2 isoform X3, protein MTLKIIFDFIFFIYLLQMLHLNTSTILENCPMLSNSSSMAQTELLQELTNDCRYNKMTRPPGEINSTNPINVYTKAYIYTIKSNMAKTLVQFDVHMILQFRYLDTRLKFSNIAPYLSQINGGQFARDLIWTPTVYVSEPSSTISSGNNVKDILVSIDSSGMVRLNTRLQATLNCGLRLEKFPFDVQECPLVFESWTHNVHDMVLYWDQEPIILANELHLTEYKLVEKWVNTSEVFYTTSQQHYGHFAGNFSSISITFKLAREMGFFMMDYYIPSILIVVISWVSFWLHMDASPPRIVLAMVEFAFVNTIYRRKKTVPLKKVNSKYILKSTLTPKLARKQFQKNTTGLERSRSWSSLDNTNTNDQDYSSQNYLTVHSFPSTLNIPSVKIDEDKDQKCSIESITSVNSTSSSKPFPRRATLAQLHNFTTMTPQEIAQWIDRRSRIVFPVAFIIFNILYWSFIWI, encoded by the exons atgactttaaaaataatttttgatttcatattttttatttatctactaCAAATGTTACATTTAAATACATCTACTAT ACTAGAAAATTGTCCAATGTTAAGCAATAGTAGTTCTATGGCACAAACTGAACTTTTACAAGAATTAACAAATGATTGTCGTTATAATAAGATGACTAGACCACCAGGAGAAATTAATTCTACAAATCCAATTAATGTGTATACTAAggcttatatttatacaattaaatcaaACATGGCAAAAACACTGGTA caATTTGATGTACAtatgatattacaatttaGATATTTGGATACCaggttaaaattttcgaatattgctCCATATTTAAGTCAAATAAATGGTGGACAATTTGCACGTGATCTAATATGGACACCTACTGTTTATGTTTCTGAGCCCAGTTCAACAATAAGTTCAGGAAATAATGTAAAAGATATACTTGTTTCGATAGATTCATCAGGCATGGTTAGATTGAATACTAG gtTGCAAGCTACTCTTAACTGTGGGCTTCGCTTGGAGAAATTTCCATTTGATGTACAAGAATGTCCACTTGTTTTTGAGAGCT GGACACACAATGTGCATGATATGGTGTTGTATTGGGACCAAGAGCCAATTATACTTGCAAATGAATTACATTTAACTGAATATAAACTTGTTGAAAAATGGGTTAACACATCAGAAGTATTTTATACTACATCACAACAGCATTATGGTCATTTTG CTGGTAATTTCAGTTCAATTAgcataacatttaaattagcACGTGAGATGGGATTCTTTATGATGGATTATTATATACCATCTATATTAATAGTAGTTATTTCTTGGGTATCCTTTTGGTTGCATATGGATGCAAGTCCACCGCGAATAGTTTTAg cAATGGTTGAATTTGCTTTTGTTAATACAATTTACCGACGGAA aaaaaCTGTTCCTTTGAAGAaagtaaatagtaaatatatattaaaatcgacGTTAACGCCAAAACTGGCtcgaaaacaatttcaaaaaaacacTACTGGGCTAGAACGATCACGATCTTGGTCATCACTTGATAATACTAATACAAATGATCAAGATTATTCAAGTCAAAACTATCTTACTGTAcat AGTTTTCCAAGTACTCTCAACATTCCTTCTGTTAAAATTGATGAAGATAAAGATCAAAAATGCTCTATTGAAAGCATTACAAGTGTTAACAGTACATCATCATCAAAACCCTTTCCACGAAGAGCAACTCTTGcacaattacataattttacaaCAATGACACCACAAGAAATTGCTCAGTGGATTGATAGACGTAGCAGAATTGTATTTCCTGTAGCtttcatcatatttaatattctttattggtCTTTTAtttggatataa
- the LOC107997441 gene encoding pH-sensitive chloride channel 2 isoform X4 translates to MTLKIIFDFIFFIYLLQMLHLNTSTILENCPMLSNSSSMAQTELLQELTNDCRYNKMTRPPGEINSTNPINVYTKAYIYTIKSNMAKTLQFDVHMILQFRYLDTRLKFSNIAPYLSQINGGQFARDLIWTPTVYVSEPSSTISSGNNVKDILVSIDSSGMVRLNTRLQATLNCGLRLEKFPFDVQECPLVFESWTHNVHDMVLYWDQEPIILANELHLTEYKLVEKWVNTSEVFYTTSQQHYGHFAGNFSSISITFKLAREMGFFMMDYYIPSILIVVISWVSFWLHMDASPPRIVLAMVEFAFVNTIYRRKKTVPLKKVNSKYILKSTLTPKLARKQFQKNTTGLERSRSWSSLDNTNTNDQDYSSQNYLTVHSFPSTLNIPSVKIDEDKDQKCSIESITSVNSTSSSKPFPRRATLAQLHNFTTMTPQEIAQWIDRRSRIVFPVAFIIFNILYWSFIWI, encoded by the exons atgactttaaaaataatttttgatttcatattttttatttatctactaCAAATGTTACATTTAAATACATCTACTAT ACTAGAAAATTGTCCAATGTTAAGCAATAGTAGTTCTATGGCACAAACTGAACTTTTACAAGAATTAACAAATGATTGTCGTTATAATAAGATGACTAGACCACCAGGAGAAATTAATTCTACAAATCCAATTAATGTGTATACTAAggcttatatttatacaattaaatcaaACATGGCAAAAACACTG caATTTGATGTACAtatgatattacaatttaGATATTTGGATACCaggttaaaattttcgaatattgctCCATATTTAAGTCAAATAAATGGTGGACAATTTGCACGTGATCTAATATGGACACCTACTGTTTATGTTTCTGAGCCCAGTTCAACAATAAGTTCAGGAAATAATGTAAAAGATATACTTGTTTCGATAGATTCATCAGGCATGGTTAGATTGAATACTAG gtTGCAAGCTACTCTTAACTGTGGGCTTCGCTTGGAGAAATTTCCATTTGATGTACAAGAATGTCCACTTGTTTTTGAGAGCT GGACACACAATGTGCATGATATGGTGTTGTATTGGGACCAAGAGCCAATTATACTTGCAAATGAATTACATTTAACTGAATATAAACTTGTTGAAAAATGGGTTAACACATCAGAAGTATTTTATACTACATCACAACAGCATTATGGTCATTTTG CTGGTAATTTCAGTTCAATTAgcataacatttaaattagcACGTGAGATGGGATTCTTTATGATGGATTATTATATACCATCTATATTAATAGTAGTTATTTCTTGGGTATCCTTTTGGTTGCATATGGATGCAAGTCCACCGCGAATAGTTTTAg cAATGGTTGAATTTGCTTTTGTTAATACAATTTACCGACGGAA aaaaaCTGTTCCTTTGAAGAaagtaaatagtaaatatatattaaaatcgacGTTAACGCCAAAACTGGCtcgaaaacaatttcaaaaaaacacTACTGGGCTAGAACGATCACGATCTTGGTCATCACTTGATAATACTAATACAAATGATCAAGATTATTCAAGTCAAAACTATCTTACTGTAcat AGTTTTCCAAGTACTCTCAACATTCCTTCTGTTAAAATTGATGAAGATAAAGATCAAAAATGCTCTATTGAAAGCATTACAAGTGTTAACAGTACATCATCATCAAAACCCTTTCCACGAAGAGCAACTCTTGcacaattacataattttacaaCAATGACACCACAAGAAATTGCTCAGTGGATTGATAGACGTAGCAGAATTGTATTTCCTGTAGCtttcatcatatttaatattctttattggtCTTTTAtttggatataa
- the LOC107997442 gene encoding mitochondrial dicarboxylate carrier has protein sequence MTDKTQKLSRWYFGGLSSAGAACVTHPLDLLKVHLQTQQEGKISIVRLTTSIIHKQGILALYNGLSASLLRQLTYSTMRFGAYEIGKQTFETSGQPLLFYQKLLLAGFSGAAGGVLGTPGDVINVRMQNDIKLSPQLRRNYKHALDGVIRVTQEEGIRQLFSGCSTATLRAALMTIGQLSFYDQIKIILLESGYFKDNPITHIISSIFAGAVATTFTQPFDVLKTRAMNAKPGEFKNLMDLFLYTAKNGPFAFFKGYIPAFIRLAPQTILTFVFLEQLRSNFGFYPSNVPES, from the exons atGACAGATAAAACACAAAAGTTGTCACGATGGTACTTTGGTGGACTTTCCTCTGCAGGTGCTGCTTGTGTTACCCATcctttagatttattaaag GTTCATTTACAAACACAACAAGAAGGTAAAATATCTATAGTACGATTAACAACATCTATAATACATAAACAAGGAATTTTAGCTTTATACAATGGATTAAGTGCTTCTTTGCTTCGTCAACTTACATATTCTACAATGAGATTTGGAGCATATGAA ATAGGTAAACAAACATTTGAAACATCTGGACaaccattattattttatcaaaaattattattagctgGATTTTCTGGTGCAGCTGGGGGTGTTTTAGGAACACCAGGAGATGTAATTAATGTGCGCAtgcaaaatgatataaaacttTCACCACAATTAAGacgaaa ttataagCATGCTCTAGATGGAGTAATACGTGTAACTCAAGAAGAAGGAATACGTCAATTATTTAGTGGATGCTCCACAGCAACATTACGAGCTGCATTAATGACTATTGGACAATTGAGCTTTTatgatcaaattaaaattatattattagaaagtggttattttaaagataatccaATTACTCATATAATATCGAGCATATTTGCT gGTGCTGTAGCTACAACTTTTACACAACCATTTGATGTTTTAAAAACAAGAGCAATGAATGCTAAACCTGGAGAATTTAag aatttaatggatttatttttatatactgctAAAAATGGAccatttgcattttttaaa ggCTATATACCTGCTTTTATCAGATTAGCACCACAAACTATTcttacttttgtttttttagaaCAATTAAGATCTAATTTTGGATTTTATCCTTCTAATGTTCCAGAgtcataa
- the LOC107997379 gene encoding uncharacterized protein LOC107997379 isoform X1 — MDSVSNILGIDKVNMNGKLILIEEQHDSNANFLLNSVIFNALKNNYGICFVLFHNTINHYHNMGMKFGYNLTLLKEKDKITIIEPMKMIAYNMKYIYEPTKNCIINDVFIIIKNECEKMMQSNESVLIIMDDLNHIFNFGANLKEAMYYIRYLRSLIEQYNTVQLYILTHIYKDELKNSFSKIFAQTLKYFAHLFIKIEPLETGYSNDISGNLIINWRIDNIRIKYNWPQISKYIYKLSDRQVQIYIPGTSTLLSPINQLYSYKKVSKSNIFQARLMKSLNMMKFISIPNLFNSKKPVKELHVINLSLLRIQAKNRLLLEFIKLNQYLFKLKV; from the exons atggattCAGTGTCTAACATACTTGGTATTGATAAAGTAAATatgaatggaaaattaattttaatagaagaacAGCATGATAGTAATGCAAACTTTTTGTTAAACTCTGTTATAtttaatgcattaaaaaataattatggaatatgttttgttcttttccataatacaataaatcattatcataatatGGGTATGAAATTTGGTTATAatcttacattattaaaagaaaaagataagattACAATTATAGAACCAATGAAAATGATtgcatataatatgaaatatatatatgaaccaacaaaaaattgtataattaatgatgtatttataattattaaaaatgaatgtgaAAAAATGATGCAAAGCAATGAATCTGTACTTATTATAATGGATGatttgaatcatatttttaattttggagCTAATTTGAAAGAAgctatgtattatataagatatttaagatCATTGATTGAACAATATAATACAGTTCAACTTTATATTCTAacacatatttataaagatgaattgaagaattctttttccaaaatattcgCACAAactcttaaatattttgctcatttattcattaaaattgaacCTCTTGAAACAGGATATTCTAACGATATATctggaaatttaataattaattggagaatagataatattagaataaaatataattggccccaaatatcaaaatatatatataaattgtcagATCGTCaagtacaaatttatatacctGGTACATCGACTTTGTtaag CCCAATAAATCAATTGTATTCATACAAGAAGGTATCGAAGTCCAACATATTTCAAGCAAGATTAATGAAATCGTTGAACATGATGAAGTTCATATCTATcccaaatttattcaattcaaagAAGCCAGTGAAGGAATTACATGTCATCAATCTATCACTATTAAGAATACAGGCAAAAAATCGgcttttattagaatttatcaaACTAAATCAATA tcttttcaaattgaaagTTTGA
- the LOC107997379 gene encoding uncharacterized protein LOC107997379 isoform X2 — protein sequence MAFNAPIDIGKLKNFPNKSIVFIQEGIEVQHISSKINEIVEHDEVHIYPKFIQFKEASEGITCHQSITIKNTGKKSAFIRIYQTKSISFQIESLSKGIILNPGFSIRTMSKVLVLNRNQSILESLTLAILLVLK from the exons ATGGCATTTAATGCACCTATAGATAttgggaaattaaaaaatttt CCCAATAAATCAATTGTATTCATACAAGAAGGTATCGAAGTCCAACATATTTCAAGCAAGATTAATGAAATCGTTGAACATGATGAAGTTCATATCTATcccaaatttattcaattcaaagAAGCCAGTGAAGGAATTACATGTCATCAATCTATCACTATTAAGAATACAGGCAAAAAATCGgcttttattagaatttatcaaACTAAATCAATA tcttttcaaattgaaagTTTGAGTAaaggaataatattgaatCCGGGATTTAGCATACGAACAATG tcGAAGGTATTAGTATTGAACCGAAATCAATCGATTTTGGAATCGTTGACATTGGCCATTCTTCtggtattaaaataa